The Nerophis lumbriciformis linkage group LG24, RoL_Nlum_v2.1, whole genome shotgun sequence genome includes a region encoding these proteins:
- the tubg1 gene encoding tubulin gamma-1 chain — protein sequence MPREIITLQLGQCGNQIGFEFWKQLCAEHGISPEGIVEEFATEGTDRKDVFFYQADDEHYIPRAVLLDLEPRVIHSILNSPYANLYNPENIYLSEHGGGAGNNWASGYSQGKKIQEDIFDIIDREADGSDSLEGFVLCHSIAGGTGSGLGSYLLEKLNDRYPKKLVQTYSVFPNQDEMSDVVVQPYNSLLTLKRLTQNADCVVVLDNTALNRIATDRLHIQNPSFSQINQLVSTIMSASTTTLRYPGYMNNDLIGLIASLIPTPRLHFLMTGYTPLTTDQSVASVRKTTVLDVMRRLLQPKNVMVSTGRERQSSHCYIAILNIIQGEVDPTQVHKSLQRIRERKLASFIPWGPASIQVALSRKSPYLPSAHRVSGLMLANHTSISSLFERTCRQYDKLRKREAFLEQFRKEDIFKDNFDELDNSREVVQQLVDEYSAATRPDYISWGTQEQ from the exons tCGGCTTTGAGTTCTGGAAGCAGTTGTGTGCAGAGCATGGCATCAGTCCAGAAGGGATCGTTGAGGAGTTTGCCACGGAAGGGACGGACAGAAAGGATGTGTTCTTCTATCAG GCCGACGACGAGCACTACATCCCCCGTGCAGTCCTCCTGGACCTGGAGCCCAGGGTGATCCACTCCATCCTTAACTCGCCGTACGCCAACCTGTACAACCCGGAGAACATTTACCTGTCAGAGCACGGCGGGGGCGCAGGAAACAACTGGGCTAGCGGATATTCCCAG GGGAAAAAAATCCAAGAGGACATTTTTGACATCATCGACCGGGAGGCAGATGGAAGCGACAGTCTCGAG GGATTTGTGCTGTGTCATTCCATCGCTGGGGGGACAGGCTCCGGTCTGGGCTCGTACCTGCTGGAGAAGCTGAACGACAG GTACCCCAAGAAGCTGGTGCAGACATACTCGGTCTTCCCCAACCAGGACGAGATGAGCGACGTGGTGGTGCAGCCGTACAACTCACTGCTGACGCTCAAGAGGCTCACGCAGAACGCTGATTGTGTG GTGGTGTTGGACAACACGGCTCTGAATCGCATCGCCACAGACCGCCTGCACATCCAGAATCCATCCTTCTCACAGATCAACCAGCTG GTGTCCACCATCATGTCCGCCAGCACCACCACGCTGCGCTACCCGGGCTACATGAACAACGACCTCATCGGCCTCATCGCCTCCCTCATCCCCACGCCGCGCCTCCACTTCCTGATGACGGGCTACACGCCGCTCACCACCGACCAGTCG GTGGCCAGCGTAAGGAAGACCACGGTGCTAGACGTGATGAGGAGGCTCCTGCAGCCCAAGAACGTGATGGTGTCCACGGGCAGGGAGCGCCAGTCCAGCCACTGTTACATCGCCATCCTCAACATCATCCAGGGGGAGGTGGACCCCACTCAG GTGCACAAGAGTCTCCAGAGGATCCGTGAGCGCAAACTGGCCAGCTTCATCCCCTGGGGTCCTGCCAGCATCCAGGTGGCGCTCTCAAGGAAGTCCCCCTACCTTCCCTCTGCCCACAGAGTCAGCGGCCTCATGTTGGCCAACCACACCAGCATCTCCTCT CTGTTCGAGCGAACGTGTCGTCAGTACGACAAGCTGCGCAAGCGCGAGGCCTTCCTGGAGCAGTTCCGCAAGGAGGACATTTTTAAGGACAACTTTGACGAGCTGGACAACTCCCGTGAGGTGGTGCAGCAGCTGGTGGACGAGTACAGCGCCGCCACCCGGCCCGACTACATCTCCTGGGGCACGCAGGAACAGTAA